In Panicum virgatum strain AP13 chromosome 4N, P.virgatum_v5, whole genome shotgun sequence, a single window of DNA contains:
- the LOC120668666 gene encoding heavy metal-associated isoprenylated plant protein 29-like has translation MTIVEMHVNIDCDGCEGKVRRALERLEGVHSVSIDRMHGKVTVTGSVSQKKVLRAARRTGRLAVLWPSAYNNPAYHQAYAQPPAAYYQYQHHAKPPAQAQHHYYYSSVPRGSKNVNGGVAAVAGSKPAVAQYPQAKASSYNYHVHGYYDSELYGNYHEQPDVVPAAVRNYFSDENPSACSIM, from the exons ATGACG ATCGTGGAGATGCATGTGAACATCGACTGCGACGGCTGCGAGGGCAAGGTGAGGAGAGCCCTGGAAAGGCTTGAAG GAGTGCACAGCGTGAGCATAGACAGGATGCACGGCAAGGTGACGGTGACGGGGTCGGTGAGCCAGAAGAAGGTGctccgggcggcgcggcgcacgggCAGGCTCGCCGTGCTCTGGCCGTCCGCCTACAACAACCCGGCGTACCACCAGGCCTACGCGCAGCCGCCGGCGGCCTACTACCAGTACCAGCACCACGCCAAGCCGCCCGCGCAGGCGCAGCACCACTACTACTACAGCAGCGTGCCGCGCGGCAGCAAGAACGTtaacggcggcgtcgcggcggtggccggcagtaagccggcggtggcgcagtACCCCCAGGCCAAGGCCAGCTCGTACAACTACCACGTGCACGGCTACTACGACTCCGAGCTCTACGGGAACTACCATGAGCAGCCGGACGTCGTGCCGGCCGCCGTGAGGAACTACTTCAGCGATGAGAACCCGAGCGCTTGCTCGATCATGTGA